GTAAACATTGATGATTATAGTGGAGATTGTGAATGTATAAAAGATTGGCAAGAGGATTCTATGACCTCTCTCGGTGTCCCTTTTAAGTATTTTCAAGAATATAGAAAAAAAGTAGAGAAATTTGATCCGAAAAGTTTGGTTTGTTATCACGTATGGTTGTTTGATGGAAAATATCATTATGATTCTGAGTGCTTAGACGGGGTAATAAATCCTTTAGAATTACCATTCTTTCAAAGACTTACAAAGGGGAAAAACTAATAAAGGAAAATATTTAGATATGCTATTGGTAAGGAAACATGTTTATAGAAGGTCTTATAAATATTAAAACCTTCTATAAACGAAAATTCAATTACCTAATTAAAAAAGAGCGTATAGAATAAATTTGAGGAGGAAGTTCAAAATGTATAAAAAAGATATGAGTGATAAATTAAAGAATTGGAGTTTTTATGTATTTCTGTTTATGATAATATCTCTTTGTTTCTTATTAATATTAGGTTCAATGAATTCGCTTATTAAAGAAATAATAGCATCTGTTATAACTGGTGTATTTGTTACCTGGATTTTATCATCGCTTGGTACTCTATATTTTCTAGCAAAGGTAAGAAAATTGAAGATTCAAGACCTAAATTTGGATTCTATGCATGATCCTAAAGTGATAGGGGAAATTGGAAATTTTGCACTTTTCACATATCCGCAGAGGTTTGCTTTTTGTTTGGGATTACTAACAGTTATTGTAGGTTACTCGATATTAATTGGTACTTTCCAAAATTGGAATCTAAGTGATTTCGGAACAGGGATTACAGTTTTTGGTTTGGGTTTAACGATTGCTACCTTACTCGAAGCAGATGTAAAGGAAAGAAGATTGTATAGAATTGAACAGATTCAATTTAACACTAGTAACCAAGAAATAAAGAATATAAAAAATTCGATAGATAACATATCTGAGAATTTAGATAGAATCCAAGAAATAGAAGAGATAAAAAAATCAATAGACATTTTGTTTCAGAAATTAGATAGGATTAATGAAAAAGAAAAAAGCAAGAAAAGATACCAAAGATAATAAGGGAGGCTCTAAGGATCCACCTTTATTATCTATGTGTTAGCTTTATCATTAACATATAATCCAATAATATATACTGTGAAATTAGGAGAAAAATAACCTTTTCCACAGAGGAGATTTCAGAATATGTAACTTGTTATTTAAATGTAGCTATAGTAAGATAGTTGTATATTACTTTTTCTTTATTCTTTTTTTTGCAACCTATTTATTGGTTAGCTGTTTACTTATCAAACTATAAGCACTCTTTGGAGTGATCTGTACACATTTAGTTAATCTATTTGTGTCTAACAGACATTCCAAGAGTGCTTTTTTGCGTTATCAAAAAACTTTTGGAAAGAGGTAGATTGTATGCAATTATTAGGAGATGTATTAGGAGCGAAAAGAGACGTGGTGACTGATTTACAGGTTGCTACTGCAAAACAAACTCATTTCTTTAAGAAACGTTTAAAGGTAGAGATCACATTAAAGGATGGTACTCGTCGTTATTTCAGATGTAAGTCTATTCATAAGGATGAAGCAATTCAAGAAGTTTTATATTTCGT
This genomic interval from Metabacillus schmidteae contains the following:
- a CDS encoding DUF6018 family natural product bioysynthesis protein, translated to MQLLGDVLGAKRDVVTDLQVATAKQTHFFKKRLKVEITLKDGTRRYFRCKSIHKDEAIQEVLYFVDCIEKELHQNIVWRFTDENQYYFGSKLPDRPSKKFSVKKALVDFFFPLED